Sequence from the Maribellus comscasis genome:
ATATTGGCAGAAATTCGAAAATCAGTCATCAACATTTTATCAATTAATGGTTTAACTTTTGGAATAACTGACATTTTCTTAGCTTTATGAATCACACCCAGAGAACCAGTTACCTTAAAATTAAGCCTTACAGCTAACTTTCTCGCTTTTAAATCATCCAGTAAAAGCAATACATCTTCGAGTTCTGTTGCTAATGCGATAGCACTAGCTTCTCCATAATCAAGTTGTGTTTCCAGAAGCTTCTGATATTTTTTATTCTTTACAAACTGGATTTTAATCCAAGAAGGTAGTTCCTCCCCAAATTCTTCAGCGATCTCGGGTGTAGTTATCAATTCACCATAAACCTTCTCTAACAAGTTGAGTTCATCAATCTTATGAAAAAGAATTAGTGCACTCGTATCTGAAATTACGATTTTAGGCATTTGCTATATCAGAATGTAAATCAGAAACAGAAGAACTAAAAACAGATACCCCGTATTTACCCAACATTTCTATAAATGCTCTTTTTGACAATCCAACAATTTCTGCCGCCTGTCCTGCCGATAATTTTGCATCTTCATATAATTTCGAAGCAATTATCATTGAGAGGTCGTAATCTTTTAAATCAACATTATCTGGTATATTAAGTTGAATCTTTCTCATAACCATTCACTTTTTATCAAAAATACAAAATCAACACACCAAATTTCAATTTATGGGTTCGTTTTTGTTTGTTATAAACGAATCTTTACACCATAATACACGCAAAAACTTAAAATGTTTGCAAGAATGCAAATATAAAAGTGCACTATTCCTCAAGCCTTCGAATCATTTCCAAACACATCCGTCCGTTGTGATACGGCGCTTTCCATGCATTAATTTTATGGTCGGGAAGCAAATCGAAATTTTTATCTCTCGCCCAAAACCATTCTCCGTATTCAGGATTAATAATGTGCTTTTGAATAAACTCCCAACTTTTCTTCGCAAACTCTCTATATTTTATATCGCCGGAAATTTGCCATGCATTAAAAAAGCCAATAACAGCTTCCGCCTGCGGCCACCAGTGGTATTCTTCCAAAGATTTGCCATTTTCCTTTTCATAAAAAATACCACCGTTTTCCTGTAAACCTTCGGCAATTGTAATTTTCACCATTTTTAAAGCAATCGGTTTTATTCGATTTATTAAAGCTTCGTCGCCCAAAACATCGGCAGCTTCATACAAAAGCCAGCTTCCTTCAATATCATGACCGTAAGAATCAATATCTCCGCGAATCGTCCAGTCGTCATCAAAAAACAATAAAAAATGACCGGTTTTTGAATCGATAATTTTATCCAGGAAAATATGAATAAGTGCTTCCAGCTTTTCCTTCAACGCATCATCTTTCCAAATCCGATATAAATTGGTGTATGCTTCCAAAACATGCAAATGCGTGTTCATCGATTTCCGCACATTCATATCTTTCGGGCTCAAACGTTGATCTTCGATACTATTCCAATTGGCAGTACTGGCTTCAATGTAGCCTCCAAATCCAGGTTCTGTTCCATATCTTTCCAAAAGCATAAACATGGAAATTGCCAGTTGTTTTATCATATCGTTTTTGAAAGCGAGATAATATTCAGAAAGCGCATAAATAAAAAACGCCTGTGCATAAAACTGTTTTTTGGTATCCAGTGCTTCGCCATCGGGACTAACGCACCAAAAAATTCCGCCGTTTTCGTTATCCCAGAAATTCTCCATTAAAATACGGTAAGCTTCATCGGCCATATTTTTATAACCCGTTTCCGGGAAAACACGATAGGCAGAAGAAAAAGCCCACAAAATCCGGGTGATTAGCACTGCAGAATGCGGTTCTTCAGGAAAAGTCTCATTTTCATTTGACACCTGCCCGAAGAATGTTTTTCGCTGCGGGTCGTAAACCTTTTCCTGCCAAAATTTTAAAATATTGTTGGTTAGTTCGTTTTCGAATTCTCTTTTAAAAATTTCTGGTTTCAACTTCTTTTAATTAAAAATTAGACCTTCGTTAAAAAAATAAATTTTTATCGTGGTCAGGGAAAAATATTCCGGCGTCAATTCGGACGCGGTCAAGCGTTTCCATCAAATCGAGGCTCATTTGCCAACTCATCCGGCCGCTTTGAATTTTACCGGCATCAAGACATTCCATTACATGCGCCGCTTCATACTGGTAACCCCAGCCTTTTTCGTGTCCTGAATGCAAAATCTGCTCATCCTCGCCATTCTTTTTTACCGTAATATTTGTTGGGGTAAACCAGCGCGGATTCAAAATCATGTATCCGTTCTCAAACCAATATTCGGTTTGTGTAGGAGACAATGATGCAAAACTGGATGTAAGATTGGCCATCTCGCCATCTTTATATTTGAAAATCATGCTGATGGTTTCTTCCGAACCGGTTGAGCTAAAATCGACAAGTGTTTTTAGCAATTCCGGTTTTCCAAGCGAAGTTAAGGCAGCAAATACCGGATAAATTCCAATGTCGAGCAAAGAACCGCCGCCCAGCGCCACATTGTACAAACGATTATCGGGATTAAACTCACCGTTAAAAGCAAAATCGGAACGAACCAACTTGAGTTTTCCCAATTCACCTGACCGGATAACTTCCATTGCTTTAACAAAACTCGGTTGAAACATGGTCCAAAAAGCCTCCATCAAAAAAGTATTATTTTCTTTGGCGCAGGCTACCATTTCTTCTGCTTCTTTTTTGTTGATGGCAAACGCTTTTTCACACAGCACTGCTTTTTTATTTTTTAAACAAAGTATTGCATGTTCGTGGTGAAACGAGTGTGGAGTAGCCACATAAACAGCGTCGATTTGCGGGTCGGCAAGCATCTCCTCATAACTTCCGTAAGCTTTCTCAAAACCAAATTCATTGGCAAAATCCTGCGCTTTTTTTAAACTCCGCGACGCCGTTGCGTAAAGGTTTGCATTTGAAAGCAATTTTAAATCGCTGCTAAATTTTCGTGCTATTTTTCCACAGCCTAAAATGGCCCAGTTGTACTTTTTATTCATTTTTGTCGGAATTAGATTTCCTGCAAAAGTAAGCCACTTTTAGCTGAAATCTTAATATTTCCCCTGATTCCTTTCGATCAATTTATTTATGGTTTCAACACTTTTCCCGGAACGAAATCCGTCTTCAGGTGTGTTCAAACAATAATCCACCAACCTGTCAACGGTTGACGTTGCCACGTGCATGCGCGTATCCGACGAAGCGTAATAAATAAACACCTCATCTTTTTCGTTGCGAATCCATCCGTTGGTAAACAAAACATTGGAAACATCCCCTACCCGCTCTTCATTTTCGGGCGCCATAAAATAACCTCCCGGGCGGGCAATTACTTTTGAAGGATCTTCCAAATCTGTCATAAACATAAACAGGACATAGCGTAAACCGGCAGCGCAGCCACGTACTCCATGTGCCAAATTTAACCAACCTCTTTCGGTTTTAATCGGAGCTGGTCCCTGTCCGTTTTTGAGTTCTTTTATCGTATGGTAAATTTTCTCGTCGATAATTTTTTCTTCCGGCGCTTCAGCTTTTGTGATATCATCAACCAAAGCCCAGCCAATTCCACCGCCGCCGCCAACATCGATAAATCCATCCTGCGGACGAGTATAAAAAGCATATTTCCCGTCAACAAATTCAGGATGCAACACCAGGTTTCGCTGCTGCCCGTGATGCGAAATAAAATCGGGTAAACGTTCCCAGTTTATCAAATCTTTGGTACGGGCAATCCCGCCGCTGGCTGTCGCTTGTGAAGTATCTCCTTTTGGAGCCGCCGGATCTTTCCGCTCAGCACAAAAAACACCATAAATCCAACCATCTTCGTGTTGCGTTAATCGCATATCATATACATTGGTATCCGGATCTTCGGTTTGCGGAAGTGTAACCGGTCGCTCCCAAAAACGCCAGTTATCAATTCCATTCGGACTTTCAGCAATGGCAAAAAATGATTTTCTGTCCCAGCCTTCGGTACGCACCGCCATCAAATATTTGCCGTTCAAATAAATTGCACCCGCATTAAAAGCTGCGTTTATTCCAATACGTTGCATTAAGAACGGATTACTTTCGTAGTTCAAATCGTAACGCCAATGCAAAGGAGCGTGCTCCCCTGTGAGAATCGGCCGTTTGTAACGATAATAAATTCCATTATAATTTTTCGTAAGGCGTTTATTCTTTTTTGTGAGCAATTTTTCATGCCCTTTTTTTAAGCTTGTCAGTCGTTTATTAAATTCTGCAATTGTTGGTATCATCGTTCTGTCAAAAATTAATTAGTAGTGATTATTTCTCCGGAAGTTTGTTCCACCATGTTTTTTTCAAAATCACACCACAAACCACCGTAATAATTATCGTTATCCCAATCGGGAATGAATCTTTCAAAATAATATAGATTGGAAGTGCCACCAGCGCTGTCTGGCCAATCGTTCCAACCACAACATTTAACATATCGAGTTTGAAATTTCTATTGGGTTTGAAATCAGGATCTTCAGCCATAACTTTCTTTTTGATTGGCCCCCAAAACCCCCAGGGATTTACTGTTTTATAGAACGATTTTAATGTTGCTTCGTCGGTAGGTTTTGTTGAGAAAGTTCCTAACAAAGCACCCGCAGCTGAAATAATCAACAACCATGGGAAGTAATATAAATCGAGCGTTTCAGAGAATACGTAAGGAAAAATCAAAGCCGGAATCAAACCGAAAACCATTCCCCAGAAATAACCATAGCCGTTAAAACGCCACCAGTACCATTTCAACACATTCGAAACCACGTAACTTCCGTACAAAGCAGACACAATCCACTGC
This genomic interval carries:
- a CDS encoding DUF3368 domain-containing protein — translated: MPKIVISDTSALILFHKIDELNLLEKVYGELITTPEIAEEFGEELPSWIKIQFVKNKKYQKLLETQLDYGEASAIALATELEDVLLLLDDLKARKLAVRLNFKVTGSLGVIHKAKKMSVIPKVKPLIDKMLMTDFRISANIVEEILKLNDE
- a CDS encoding UPF0175 family protein, producing the protein MRKIQLNIPDNVDLKDYDLSMIIASKLYEDAKLSAGQAAEIVGLSKRAFIEMLGKYGVSVFSSSVSDLHSDIANA
- a CDS encoding AGE family epimerase/isomerase; its protein translation is MKPEIFKREFENELTNNILKFWQEKVYDPQRKTFFGQVSNENETFPEEPHSAVLITRILWAFSSAYRVFPETGYKNMADEAYRILMENFWDNENGGIFWCVSPDGEALDTKKQFYAQAFFIYALSEYYLAFKNDMIKQLAISMFMLLERYGTEPGFGGYIEASTANWNSIEDQRLSPKDMNVRKSMNTHLHVLEAYTNLYRIWKDDALKEKLEALIHIFLDKIIDSKTGHFLLFFDDDWTIRGDIDSYGHDIEGSWLLYEAADVLGDEALINRIKPIALKMVKITIAEGLQENGGIFYEKENGKSLEEYHWWPQAEAVIGFFNAWQISGDIKYREFAKKSWEFIQKHIINPEYGEWFWARDKNFDLLPDHKINAWKAPYHNGRMCLEMIRRLEE
- a CDS encoding Gfo/Idh/MocA family protein, with the translated sequence MNKKYNWAILGCGKIARKFSSDLKLLSNANLYATASRSLKKAQDFANEFGFEKAYGSYEEMLADPQIDAVYVATPHSFHHEHAILCLKNKKAVLCEKAFAINKKEAEEMVACAKENNTFLMEAFWTMFQPSFVKAMEVIRSGELGKLKLVRSDFAFNGEFNPDNRLYNVALGGGSLLDIGIYPVFAALTSLGKPELLKTLVDFSSTGSEETISMIFKYKDGEMANLTSSFASLSPTQTEYWFENGYMILNPRWFTPTNITVKKNGEDEQILHSGHEKGWGYQYEAAHVMECLDAGKIQSGRMSWQMSLDLMETLDRVRIDAGIFFPDHDKNLFF
- a CDS encoding glycoside hydrolase family 130 protein; translation: MIPTIAEFNKRLTSLKKGHEKLLTKKNKRLTKNYNGIYYRYKRPILTGEHAPLHWRYDLNYESNPFLMQRIGINAAFNAGAIYLNGKYLMAVRTEGWDRKSFFAIAESPNGIDNWRFWERPVTLPQTEDPDTNVYDMRLTQHEDGWIYGVFCAERKDPAAPKGDTSQATASGGIARTKDLINWERLPDFISHHGQQRNLVLHPEFVDGKYAFYTRPQDGFIDVGGGGGIGWALVDDITKAEAPEEKIIDEKIYHTIKELKNGQGPAPIKTERGWLNLAHGVRGCAAGLRYVLFMFMTDLEDPSKVIARPGGYFMAPENEERVGDVSNVLFTNGWIRNEKDEVFIYYASSDTRMHVATSTVDRLVDYCLNTPEDGFRSGKSVETINKLIERNQGKY